The Quercus robur chromosome 3, dhQueRobu3.1, whole genome shotgun sequence DNA segment tttatagtttaaaattatctataaaaaataagtttatatattatatagtaaataatatccaattgacataaaatttgacatgtatgttAAGAGTATAAAGAGCATGCAATccagttaaatttttttttgtgaaaccCAATCcagttaaattttaaaaatatataataatattaatttttttaaaagaagttgtaGCATTAGACTATAACTAATTTGTGGCCAaactttttcattatatatgTTGGGAAATATAACAGTACTTGActtcttctcccaaaaaaaaagaaagaagaaagagtacTTGTCTTGAGGAAAGCGAgggattttttttctaaataaccaAATCCATCaaacaattttattagttaGCAAAGTTTCGAAaccaattttgttttcttaaatcGAGTTGGTAAGAGTCAAgttttatggaaatcgagtctaagagactcgatttccatgagAGCATGGAACTTGAGTGCAAAACACTCGATTTCACTGAAACTCGACTCTTCTCCTCTCAATTTCAAAGAGCAAAATCAACTCATTTGGTCTCGATTTGTTAGATACCAAAATAGTTTCCAATCTCggctaactaataaaataatttggcttttatagttattttaaaaaaaaatccaagcgGAGCTCCAGAACAGCAAACAAAGTTGACTAAAGAAAAACTTCCccccaaatcttttttttttcctctgctTGTCCGTCctgttcttatttttccaaactGACAAAACATGAAAACAGGCAATTAGCACAGCGACAGAAAACGAACTTAGAAAGGATTGGTATTATTAAATTGTTGTACATACGTTGTAACTTGTGtatccgagagagagagagaaatcataGATGGGcgaatcatcatcatcatcatcatcgctATCGCTGACACAGCAAATAGGAGTAGCGCCCCTTCTCAAGAGACTCTCCAAGCACTTGACTCGCAAATTTGCTAAAATCTTTTTCATCCTTTCCAATCACAAGGTTCTTCTTTACTGCTTCCTTTACAAAGTTTTGCAATCCCAGAAATTATATCACAATTTATGTTATGTGTTGGTTGGGACGTTAGGATTTGGTTTTGGCATTTTTTCGAACACCTGCCGTGCAATATTTCTATcttgttaaaatttgtattgCTTGACGGTATTTCCTAATTTTCAGAGTGCTGGATCTGTTGGGGCCTTGGCAGGTTTTGTTATTGCTTCAGTTTTTGCTTGGAAGTTCGTGAGAGCCACTGCCGGGCAAAGAAGGCGACCTAAACAAACGAGTGATGCTGCTGTTGAAGCAACAAAGGTACATACAGATACAGTGAATTGTTCTTTTTAAACTTCTGTATTCTGAATCATATGCTTTTGCTGTTCCTTTTTAGGTAGTGCTTGGACAAACGgtgaaaaacaaattaaatggcGCTCGGAAGGTACTCTTGTTGATGATTTACACTATGTTTGGGACTTTATAAAGGAAAGGAttggatagaatagaatggaattAATTATTGATCTCATTCTTACttggatgtttaaaaaaaaaaataattaattagtgcTTACATATTTGTggttgtttttaaaattattatagttTCACGGAATTGTGTAATTGAAAgatttatttacttaattttttctGTTTAGAGGTAACTTTCGTTGTCAATGCTCAATGCATAAAAGAACATAAAAAGCATTATTGCTTGTTGGAAATCTTTGAATTGTTCATTTAAAAAGCTGTCTTAATATTTTTGGTATAAGATGGGGATTtaaagaaaatgtattttttggTATGAGATTCATGCAACTAATCCCAAATCTCTAGGGATGATAAGTTGTAAGTTTTGATGACAATCTGAGAAGACAAGTGAGAAATTTTATATGCTATGAAGCTTTAGGGAAagctagaaaaataaaaaataaaactgttAATTCATGGACTTGTATGTGGCAAAATATTATGTAGAGTTCTTGATGTTCACCAATAAGTTCTGAAAGAGAAATTTGGTTTTGTTAGGCTCTTTTGTGATTTATTGATCCAGGACTTTTTGTAATCATGAGAGATAGAAATGCTACAGTGGCAAACTCTATGGGTGGGAAACATGGTAGTTTCCTTTGGAGACCTAGCTTAGCTAAGGAGGTGCAAGATTGGGAATTGATTCTTTGTTATATTTCCTTGATTTGTTCTGTTCTACTCATAAATGTTGGGCCTTAGTGCGATGGCAAGTgccttccacttgttggtcACGGGTATGAGTCTAGGAATCAGCCTCTCCAAAAACAATTGTGGGGGGTTGGTAAGGCAAGGCCATGACCTCTCCGAGATCCTACAAAAGTTGGGAGTTTTGTGCATTAGGTATGACTTTTTTCCCCCTCATTGTTGTAAATGTTGAGCTTGGATAGGGTAGGTTCTATTCTCTGGAGAAGTATTTGGAAGGTTAAAGCTCCTAGTGTGGCCTTCTTGGACAATGGGTTTGGGGGAGATTCAGACTGTAGATAACCTACGAAAGAGAAAAATAGTATTTGGATGGATGTTGCTTGTGTAAAAATGGTGGGGAAACCATTTATCTTCTGCTCCTACTGATGCAGGAGCATCTAAGCCCAAAGCTGAGAGTAGTCTATTTTCTCTATCCCGTATTTATAATAAGGCTAGTCTTTTCAgttctttatttaatatttaatttgttattatgTCTTGAGTATTTTAGAAAGGTATGTGGCTAGCATGTGACTAATAACATTAGGTTATTATAAACGAACTCTTTTGAGTCATTGTAAGTagccttttcttatctaatCTTTGAGCCTAGAGATCATTCTCAATCCtgtattgttttttgtttttgtttctgttttttaactttaaaaaaaaaaaacttttattagaaaaagaaattaccATTTGACGATATTGAAAGTTCTCAAGAGCCACTGCAATTCTTGTTGATGTGAACattgtttgattggtctcaaGCATGGGGTTACTCATTGTAGTTCTATTGTAAATTTCCACAACtcacttcatttttctttataattcttTGTAATGGTTTAAGATTACTTATGTTCATCATCGTGAACATGAAGTAATCGTTTTctcaatataattttattacttatcaaaaaagaaaaaagaaaacatatttcatagcatcctttgtaCACAAGTGGTGTACTCAGACACACCTAAAAGAGCATGACCTAAAAGAATAAgcatttaaaaacacaaaccaaattaCCCCAAGAATTGCTATTCCAAATCTCCATCTAATTGTACAAGGTGCACAGCAAGAAAATCTTTAGATCCAGCAAAGAAGGGTCGACCCCCTTAAATAATTGACTCTTACATTCTCTCCAAATGGTCCACATGATGCACAAAGGGCTATATTCCACACAGCAGCACTTTGGTTTTTGGGAACAAGTCAGACtttcaaatccaaaatttttttattttctttgcatgcaGATGACTTGTCAGTTGCTTGGTGTAATTCTTGAAGAGAGTAGTCCTGAGGAACTTCAGGTCTAGTGATGAATacattttgtgttatattttgtatGTTTAGTCATTAGTCTATTCAAAGAGGAGTGAAATCTGACactaaaatgttttattctTGTAGCATCATGCCACTTTAAGGCCATCAGTTGTGGAAGTGCTGTTGGA contains these protein-coding regions:
- the LOC126717896 gene encoding peroxisome biogenesis protein 22-like, whose translation is MGESSSSSSSLSLTQQIGVAPLLKRLSKHLTRKFAKIFFILSNHKSAGSVGALAGFVIASVFAWKFVRATAGQRRRPKQTSDAAVEATKVVLGQTVKNKLNGARKMTCQLLGVILEESSPEELQHHATLRPSVVEVLLEISRFCDIYLIERILDDESGERVLLALENTGLFKNGGLMKDKVLFCSTDNGRLSFVRQLEPDWHVDTNPDTLSQLAKFIRFQLYISPSGSSLTSESNIFNSKSLESFFNEESL